A region from the Halosolutus gelatinilyticus genome encodes:
- a CDS encoding ABC transporter ATP-binding protein — translation MAVESMETTTSTQRTAEEPILRTENLVKKFGQFTATDGVDLAIERGDFRSIIGPNGAGKTTLFNLVTGALPVTGGAVYFDGEDITSLSPSERVRRGIGRSFQISNVFGGLTVRENVRLAAQSIGRDEYNAVEALFKPTDRYDGMNERTDRVLDRIGLADAADERADALAYGDKRRLEIGVVLATDPDLVLLDEPTAGMSVEETRDTIDLIEEVLVDQTLLLIEHDIELVMELSDRITVLNRGQILAEGTPDEIAANQDVQDAYLGGVIE, via the coding sequence CGCCGAGGAACCGATCCTCCGAACCGAGAACCTCGTCAAGAAGTTCGGCCAGTTCACGGCGACCGACGGGGTCGACCTGGCCATCGAACGCGGCGATTTCCGGAGCATCATCGGGCCGAACGGTGCCGGCAAGACCACGCTGTTCAACCTCGTCACCGGCGCGCTGCCGGTGACCGGCGGGGCGGTCTACTTCGACGGCGAGGACATCACGTCCCTGTCGCCCTCGGAGCGCGTCCGCCGGGGAATCGGCCGCTCGTTCCAGATCTCGAACGTCTTCGGCGGCCTCACCGTCCGCGAAAACGTCAGGCTCGCCGCCCAGTCGATCGGCCGCGACGAGTACAACGCCGTCGAGGCGCTGTTCAAGCCGACCGATCGGTACGACGGGATGAACGAGCGGACCGATCGCGTCCTCGATCGAATCGGCCTCGCCGACGCCGCCGACGAACGGGCCGACGCGCTCGCCTACGGCGACAAGCGCCGGCTCGAAATCGGCGTCGTGCTCGCGACCGACCCCGACCTCGTCCTGCTCGACGAACCGACCGCGGGCATGAGCGTCGAGGAGACGCGAGACACGATCGACCTGATCGAGGAGGTGCTGGTCGACCAGACGCTGTTGCTCATCGAGCACGACATCGAACTCGTCATGGAACTCTCCGACCGCATCACCGTGTTGAACCGCGGCCAGATCCTCGCTGAGGGAACGCCCGACGAGATCGCTGCGAATCAGGACGTTCAGGACGCCTACCTCGGCGGGGTGATCGAATGA
- a CDS encoding PaaI family thioesterase, translated as MTDIEAVRSRIESDPYCETIGIDLVDLEPGVARTRLEITDELTNFHGTPHGGAVYSLADAAFAAASNSDGETAVALETNISYLDAVDVGTVLTATAEETHAGGRTAEFEVVVADEEGDRVATFRGRVYKP; from the coding sequence ATGACAGATATCGAAGCCGTGCGAAGCCGCATCGAGAGCGATCCCTACTGCGAGACGATCGGCATCGATCTCGTCGACCTCGAACCGGGCGTCGCACGGACTCGACTCGAGATCACCGACGAACTGACGAACTTCCACGGGACGCCTCACGGCGGCGCGGTCTATTCCCTCGCCGACGCGGCGTTCGCCGCCGCCTCGAACTCGGACGGGGAGACCGCGGTCGCGCTGGAGACGAACATCTCGTACCTCGACGCCGTCGACGTCGGAACCGTCCTCACCGCGACGGCCGAGGAGACCCACGCCGGCGGTCGCACGGCCGAGTTCGAGGTCGTCGTCGCCGACGAGGAAGGCGATCGAGTGGCGACGTTTCGCGGTCGCGTGTACAAGCCGTGA
- a CDS encoding helix-turn-helix domain-containing protein — translation MIDECLAVEFRVENDDCPLSEVTQAVGVEVSAQPPQRRGDGYDLLQFSSPASDRLTRALDDDERISYLHVSRTDGRNRYRCLSKHPCVVRRLIDGGLIVETLRYRDGAATIFGAVVGRDVLKGVMEAAGETVGVRLQRVYPLHSEAKESPSQRWDLTPAQEECIRTALEMGYFTIPRETSSEAVAAELGISKSAFLERLRRGEAALFEQLFQ, via the coding sequence ATGATCGACGAGTGCCTCGCGGTCGAATTTCGGGTCGAAAACGACGATTGCCCGCTCTCGGAGGTGACGCAAGCCGTCGGCGTCGAGGTCAGCGCCCAGCCCCCGCAACGGCGCGGCGACGGCTACGATCTCCTGCAGTTCAGTTCGCCGGCGAGCGATCGGCTGACGCGGGCGCTCGACGACGACGAACGGATCTCGTACCTCCACGTCTCGCGGACCGACGGACGGAATCGGTATCGGTGTCTGTCGAAACACCCCTGCGTCGTCCGCCGGCTGATCGACGGCGGACTCATCGTCGAGACGCTTCGGTACCGCGACGGCGCGGCGACGATCTTCGGGGCCGTCGTCGGCCGGGACGTCCTCAAGGGCGTCATGGAGGCAGCCGGCGAAACCGTCGGGGTTCGGCTCCAGCGGGTCTATCCTCTCCACTCCGAAGCGAAAGAATCCCCGAGCCAGCGGTGGGATCTCACGCCGGCCCAGGAAGAGTGCATCCGGACGGCCCTCGAGATGGGATACTTCACGATCCCGCGGGAGACTTCCTCGGAGGCCGTCGCCGCGGAACTCGGGATCAGCAAATCGGCGTTTCTCGAGCGCCTCCGCCGGGGCGAAGCCGCGCTGTTCGAGCAACTCTTTCAGTAG
- the paaB gene encoding 1,2-phenylacetyl-CoA epoxidase subunit PaaB: MIWEVFRQEKEGQYHTHCGNVHAPDREMAKQFAAIQHGRRKPTNSLWVVPKDEIGEIDAEDVAFGGTTDKSYRWATAYNTAGKDAREVVESEDEQADAEKQRGEA; this comes from the coding sequence ATGATCTGGGAAGTGTTCCGCCAGGAGAAGGAGGGGCAGTACCACACCCACTGCGGCAACGTCCACGCACCGGACCGGGAGATGGCCAAGCAGTTCGCCGCGATCCAGCACGGTCGCCGCAAGCCGACGAACAGTCTCTGGGTCGTTCCGAAGGACGAAATCGGCGAGATCGACGCCGAGGACGTCGCCTTCGGCGGGACGACCGACAAGAGCTACCGCTGGGCGACGGCGTACAACACGGCCGGGAAGGACGCCCGCGAGGTCGTCGAGTCCGAGGACGAACAGGCCGACGCCGAGAAACAGCGGGGTGAAGCCTGA
- the paaD gene encoding 1,2-phenylacetyl-CoA epoxidase subunit PaaD: MSGDIPDPGAKSDFTADTDDFALDQETDATPCAYTDYREGERVEDLPATGEGATGVEADVWEALYAIEDPEMPISIVDLGLLYGVAVEDGVATIDMTLTYSGCPARDMLTEEVKAAVANVDGVETAELRLVWSPEWTVEMVTDRGKDDLREFGLSV, encoded by the coding sequence ATGAGCGGCGACATTCCGGACCCGGGCGCGAAATCGGATTTCACCGCCGATACGGACGACTTCGCCCTCGATCAGGAGACCGACGCCACGCCCTGTGCGTACACCGACTACCGCGAGGGCGAGCGCGTCGAGGACCTCCCGGCGACGGGCGAGGGCGCGACCGGCGTCGAGGCCGACGTATGGGAGGCCCTCTACGCCATCGAGGACCCCGAGATGCCGATCAGCATCGTCGACCTCGGGTTGCTCTACGGCGTCGCGGTCGAGGACGGCGTCGCGACGATCGACATGACGCTCACATACTCGGGCTGTCCGGCGCGGGACATGCTTACCGAGGAGGTCAAGGCGGCGGTCGCCAACGTCGACGGCGTCGAGACGGCCGAACTGCGGCTCGTCTGGAGTCCTGAGTGGACCGTCGAGATGGTCACCGATCGGGGGAAAGACGACCTCCGTGAGTTCGGATTGAGCGTATGA
- the paaA gene encoding 1,2-phenylacetyl-CoA epoxidase subunit PaaA — protein sequence MDLDTVKERAGPRAFSPADDLPEEYRKAATRMIEFHANSEIMGAYLERPFIRQAPSIDRKLAFSAKVQDEIGHGQLLYRAAESLGVKTREEMLTDLANGDGKFLNCFHYGMTDWVETPMIAFFVDGAAMRRQATLRRTSWEPYAHAMDKVCFEEGFHVKHGEDILRELMTGSRAEQQRTQEAFEEWWPRIIQFFGPTDDKSTHHDFATSVGLKQQSNDDLRNAFLNQYIPKAEKYGLEIPDEPRIRKRDDGTFEVEEDDLDWEEFFAIAKNSYEPGLDQIDGRKAAQEAVEWVRETIDTDATTAGGHAPQAAD from the coding sequence ATGGACCTCGACACAGTGAAAGAACGGGCGGGGCCGCGGGCGTTCAGCCCCGCAGACGACCTCCCCGAGGAGTATCGCAAAGCGGCCACGCGGATGATCGAGTTCCACGCCAACAGCGAGATCATGGGCGCATATCTGGAGCGTCCGTTCATCCGCCAGGCGCCGAGCATCGATCGGAAACTGGCGTTCTCCGCGAAGGTGCAAGACGAGATCGGTCACGGCCAGTTGCTCTACCGCGCGGCGGAGTCGCTCGGCGTGAAGACCCGCGAGGAGATGCTTACCGACCTCGCCAACGGCGACGGGAAGTTCCTCAACTGCTTCCACTACGGGATGACCGACTGGGTCGAGACGCCGATGATCGCCTTCTTCGTCGACGGCGCGGCGATGCGCCGGCAGGCGACGCTCCGGCGAACGAGCTGGGAGCCGTACGCCCACGCGATGGACAAGGTGTGCTTCGAGGAGGGCTTCCACGTCAAACACGGCGAGGACATCCTCCGGGAGCTGATGACCGGCTCGCGCGCGGAACAGCAGCGGACCCAGGAGGCCTTCGAGGAGTGGTGGCCGCGGATCATCCAGTTCTTCGGGCCGACCGACGACAAGAGCACCCACCACGACTTCGCGACCTCGGTCGGGCTGAAACAACAGTCCAACGACGACCTTCGGAACGCCTTCCTGAACCAGTACATCCCGAAGGCCGAAAAGTACGGCCTCGAGATCCCCGACGAGCCGCGCATTCGAAAGCGCGACGACGGCACCTTCGAGGTCGAGGAGGACGACCTCGACTGGGAGGAGTTCTTCGCGATCGCGAAGAACTCGTACGAGCCCGGACTCGACCAGATCGACGGCCGGAAAGCCGCCCAGGAGGCCGTCGAGTGGGTCCGCGAAACGATCGACACCGACGCTACTACCGCCGGCGGTCACGCGCCGCAGGCGGCTGACTGA
- the paaK gene encoding phenylacetate--CoA ligase PaaK — MAETIAHASREELRELQSTRLRDTVERAYENVSFYRDRLGEAGVSPADIETIDDVQILPFTTKEDFRDEYPDGLFAVHRSELRRIHASSGTTGNPKIVGYTESDLDLWDEVMARSMSAAGIDATDTVQNAYGYGLFTGGLGFHGGAEALGATVVPTGSGNTQRQVELARDLGSDAIACTPSYALYFAETAEEMGVDPRALSIRAVLYGAEPCTEPMREEIEERLGAIGIENYGLSELIGPGVAAECREAQDGMHIWEDHFYPEVVDPATGEPLPEGEEGELVLTSLTKEAVPVLRYRTGDLTTLTSEECECGRTTVRMDSVTGRADDLLIVRGVNLYPSQIEAVVLEFDDVAPQYRIDLHREGNLDHFELTVELVEGFDGDVDRLREAVLKRVQNALSFTPDELDLVEYGTIERTEVGKVKRVYDRR, encoded by the coding sequence ATGGCAGAGACTATCGCGCATGCCTCTCGGGAGGAGCTACGAGAGCTGCAGTCGACGCGGCTCCGCGACACCGTCGAACGGGCGTACGAGAACGTGTCGTTCTACCGCGATCGGCTGGGCGAGGCCGGCGTTTCGCCGGCCGATATCGAGACGATCGACGACGTTCAAATCCTGCCCTTCACGACGAAGGAGGACTTCCGCGACGAGTACCCAGACGGCTTGTTCGCCGTCCATCGTTCGGAGCTCCGCCGCATCCACGCGTCGTCCGGGACGACGGGCAACCCCAAGATCGTCGGCTACACCGAGAGCGACCTCGACCTGTGGGACGAGGTGATGGCCCGATCGATGTCGGCGGCCGGGATCGACGCGACCGATACCGTCCAGAACGCCTACGGCTACGGCCTGTTCACCGGGGGGCTGGGCTTCCACGGCGGCGCCGAGGCCCTCGGCGCGACGGTCGTCCCGACGGGCAGCGGCAACACGCAGCGACAGGTCGAACTCGCCCGCGACTTGGGCAGCGACGCGATCGCCTGCACCCCCTCCTACGCGCTATACTTCGCCGAAACCGCCGAGGAGATGGGCGTCGATCCGCGCGCCCTCTCGATCAGGGCGGTGCTGTACGGCGCCGAACCCTGTACCGAGCCGATGCGCGAGGAGATCGAGGAACGACTCGGGGCGATCGGCATCGAGAACTACGGCCTCTCGGAACTGATCGGGCCGGGCGTCGCCGCCGAGTGCCGCGAGGCCCAGGACGGGATGCACATCTGGGAGGACCACTTCTACCCCGAGGTGGTCGATCCCGCGACCGGCGAGCCCCTGCCCGAGGGCGAGGAGGGCGAGCTCGTCCTGACGTCGCTGACGAAAGAAGCCGTGCCCGTCCTACGGTACCGCACCGGAGATCTCACCACGCTCACGTCCGAAGAGTGTGAGTGCGGCCGGACGACGGTTCGGATGGACAGCGTCACCGGCCGCGCCGACGACCTGCTCATCGTCCGCGGCGTCAACCTCTACCCCAGCCAAATCGAGGCCGTCGTCCTCGAGTTCGACGACGTCGCGCCCCAGTACCGCATCGATCTCCACCGCGAGGGGAACCTTGATCACTTCGAGTTGACCGTCGAACTCGTCGAGGGGTTCGACGGCGACGTCGACCGACTCCGCGAGGCGGTCCTCAAACGGGTACAGAACGCGCTGTCGTTCACGCCCGACGAGCTCGACCTGGTCGAGTACGGCACGATCGAACGGACGGAAGTCGGGAAGGTAAAACGCGTCTACGACCGTCGTTGA
- the paaE gene encoding 1,2-phenylacetyl-CoA epoxidase subunit PaaE, whose product MRRRPDPSVETSGDAAGAECPYCGSTDTVREHPKGPSLCRSMHYCNGCSQPFEKFE is encoded by the coding sequence ATGAGACGACGACCGGATCCGAGCGTCGAGACCAGCGGGGACGCCGCCGGCGCCGAGTGCCCGTACTGCGGTTCGACGGACACCGTCCGCGAACACCCGAAGGGGCCGTCGCTGTGTCGATCGATGCACTACTGTAACGGCTGCTCGCAGCCGTTCGAAAAGTTCGAGTAG
- a CDS encoding ABC transporter ATP-binding protein, whose translation MSVDPLLSVDRVDSGYGQTQVLRELSLSVGDGEVVSLVGRNGAGKTTTLRAIMGILTPSSGRVTYRGEDISTLDATETAQRGLAFVPEERRIFPELTVRENLELASYGGAPDVDSLSVGKALDTFENLQKRAGNAGSSLSGGEQQMLAIARALVGGADLVLLDEPTEGLAPYIVRDVMDIVADLNDRGITVLLVEQNVHVCLELADRNYVINQGEIVYEGTSDELRADEEILDRYLGVTA comes from the coding sequence ATGAGCGTCGACCCGCTGCTGTCGGTCGATCGGGTCGACTCGGGGTACGGCCAGACGCAGGTGCTGCGGGAACTGTCGCTGTCTGTCGGCGACGGTGAGGTCGTCTCGCTCGTCGGTCGCAACGGCGCCGGCAAGACGACGACGCTGCGGGCGATCATGGGAATCCTCACGCCGTCGAGCGGTCGGGTCACGTACCGCGGCGAGGACATCTCGACTCTCGACGCGACGGAGACGGCACAGCGTGGACTCGCGTTCGTCCCCGAGGAGCGCCGGATCTTCCCCGAACTCACGGTCAGGGAGAACCTCGAATTGGCCAGTTACGGCGGCGCGCCCGACGTCGACTCCCTGTCGGTCGGCAAGGCGCTCGACACGTTCGAGAACCTCCAGAAACGGGCGGGCAACGCCGGTTCGTCGCTGTCGGGCGGCGAACAGCAGATGCTCGCGATCGCCCGCGCCCTGGTCGGCGGCGCCGACCTCGTACTGCTCGACGAACCCACGGAGGGACTCGCACCATACATCGTCCGGGATGTGATGGACATCGTCGCCGACCTCAACGATCGCGGCATCACCGTCCTGCTCGTCGAGCAGAACGTCCACGTCTGCCTCGAACTCGCCGATCGCAACTACGTGATCAACCAGGGCGAGATCGTATACGAGGGCACGTCGGACGAACTCCGAGCGGACGAGGAAATTCTCGATCGGTACCTCGGCGTCACCGCGTAA
- a CDS encoding IclR family transcriptional regulator: protein MTDGSRSYRPVATTESSLRILEHLKRSPGRTLDELTDELDLARSTIHRHLRTLEDNDLLVREDGRFSLALRFLDFGISARNRVPFFEVGRRQVDRLAAQTGEKVWLVAKEGDFSVHLYKASGDSPLRTSARVGQRRYLHQLAAGKAILAHLDEAELRTILDRQGLVEMTDRTITDEDALRDELKAVRDRGYAFNISESIEGLNAVGAPIRDEDGAPIGGISISGPANRVKGDYLRNELPDKLLAAIDEIHITLRYGSTG, encoded by the coding sequence ATGACTGACGGTTCGCGCTCGTATCGGCCGGTCGCCACGACGGAGTCATCGCTTCGAATTCTCGAGCACCTCAAGCGCAGTCCCGGGCGAACGCTCGACGAGTTAACCGACGAGCTGGATCTCGCGCGCAGCACGATTCACCGCCACCTGCGCACGCTCGAGGACAACGACCTGCTCGTCCGCGAAGACGGTCGGTTCTCCCTCGCCCTTCGGTTTCTCGACTTCGGGATCAGCGCGCGGAACCGAGTTCCCTTTTTCGAGGTCGGTCGAAGACAGGTCGATCGACTGGCCGCACAGACCGGCGAGAAGGTCTGGCTCGTCGCCAAGGAGGGCGATTTCAGCGTCCACCTCTACAAGGCCTCGGGCGACAGCCCGTTGCGGACGTCGGCGCGCGTCGGCCAGCGGCGGTACCTTCACCAACTCGCCGCCGGGAAGGCCATCCTAGCGCATCTTGACGAGGCGGAGCTGCGGACGATCCTGGACCGGCAGGGGCTGGTGGAGATGACCGACCGGACGATCACCGACGAAGACGCGCTCCGCGACGAACTGAAAGCCGTTCGAGACCGGGGTTACGCGTTCAATATCAGCGAGTCGATCGAGGGGTTGAACGCGGTCGGTGCACCCATTCGAGACGAAGACGGGGCGCCCATCGGCGGGATCAGCATCTCCGGGCCGGCGAATCGCGTGAAAGGCGACTACCTCCGGAACGAACTCCCCGATAAGCTGCTCGCGGCGATCGACGAGATCCACATCACCCTCAGGTACGGCTCGACCGGCTAA
- the pdhA gene encoding pyruvate dehydrogenase (acetyl-transferring) E1 component subunit alpha has translation MSAQEEADHGVTSEPARVDDEPIRILDEDGTVLPGAEVPDLSADELLSMYEDVALARRFDQRAISLQRQGRIATYAPMTGQEGAQVATSYALEKRDWLFPTYREHAAKYVHGMRLESLLKPLRGHRDGYAIPDDVNVLPEYIPIATQLPQAVGMAWGNELQGRTDRAVLCHFGDGATSEGDFHEGLNFAGVFDVPAVFVCNNNQWAISVPRDRQTASETIAQKAQAYGIEGVRVDGLDPLAVYEVTREALKKAKNPTDDERRPTLIEAVQYRYGAHTTADDPSVYREDDEADAWRRKDPLDRLRNYLYSEGILDEEREADIDERIGAQIDDAIEAAENADADPDSIFEHVYDELPDRLREQRDELNALREKYGDDAFSEVLE, from the coding sequence ATGAGTGCACAAGAGGAAGCAGATCACGGCGTTACCAGCGAACCAGCGCGAGTCGACGACGAACCGATCAGGATCTTGGACGAGGACGGAACCGTCCTGCCGGGCGCGGAGGTACCCGACCTCTCGGCGGACGAACTGCTGTCGATGTACGAGGACGTCGCGCTCGCGCGCCGATTCGATCAGCGCGCGATCAGCCTGCAGCGACAGGGGCGGATCGCGACCTACGCGCCGATGACGGGACAGGAGGGCGCGCAGGTCGCGACGAGTTACGCGCTCGAGAAACGGGACTGGCTGTTCCCGACCTACCGCGAACACGCGGCCAAGTACGTCCACGGAATGCGTCTCGAATCCCTGCTGAAGCCGCTTCGCGGTCACCGAGACGGCTACGCAATCCCCGACGACGTCAACGTTCTGCCGGAGTACATCCCGATCGCGACGCAGTTGCCCCAGGCCGTGGGGATGGCCTGGGGCAACGAGCTTCAGGGCCGGACCGATCGGGCCGTGCTGTGTCACTTCGGCGACGGCGCGACCTCCGAAGGCGACTTCCACGAGGGGCTGAACTTCGCCGGCGTCTTCGACGTGCCCGCGGTGTTCGTCTGTAACAACAACCAGTGGGCCATCTCCGTTCCCCGAGACCGACAGACGGCGAGCGAAACGATCGCCCAGAAGGCCCAGGCCTACGGCATCGAGGGCGTTCGCGTCGACGGACTCGACCCGCTCGCCGTGTACGAGGTCACGCGGGAAGCCCTCAAGAAGGCGAAGAACCCGACCGACGACGAGCGGCGACCGACCCTCATCGAGGCGGTTCAGTACCGCTACGGCGCGCACACGACCGCGGACGATCCGTCCGTCTATCGCGAGGACGACGAGGCCGACGCGTGGCGCCGGAAGGACCCGCTCGATCGCCTGCGGAACTACCTGTATTCGGAGGGCATCCTCGACGAGGAGCGCGAGGCCGACATCGACGAGCGTATCGGGGCGCAGATCGACGACGCGATCGAGGCCGCCGAAAACGCGGACGCCGATCCGGACAGCATCTTCGAGCACGTCTACGACGAACTGCCCGACCGGCTTCGCGAACAGCGGGACGAACTGAACGCGCTCCGCGAAAAGTACGGTGACGACGCGTTCTCCGAGGTGTTAGAATGA
- the paaC gene encoding 1,2-phenylacetyl-CoA epoxidase subunit PaaC, translated as MAAAIDDPKDVDERERAAIETLVKRLADDEFVLAERYTEWQVRAPTLESDLALSNNAQDELGHARLWYDVLDDLGYEERDLVYERDPEDFHHSTLVEQPFEEGDWTDAIVRSYLYDVAEAIRLEALEGSSHPKIADRVGKIRSEESYHLEHAQNWLERLVEGEEGRERVQDALDRLFPYALTLFEPVGPEVEDDIVDLGLRDATLEEMGEEWLSIVVPYLESLDLEVPDGDQFGDGGSDEFAFEVTEEMLPEERGRDGTHTDAWFDLYDEFTHTYRDLGRSNTTKIMDKPE; from the coding sequence ATGGCTGCGGCCATCGACGATCCGAAGGACGTAGACGAGCGCGAACGCGCCGCGATCGAAACCCTCGTGAAGCGGCTGGCCGACGACGAGTTCGTCCTCGCCGAGCGCTACACGGAGTGGCAGGTTCGCGCGCCGACTCTCGAGTCGGACCTCGCGCTGTCGAACAACGCACAGGACGAACTCGGCCACGCCCGCCTCTGGTACGACGTGCTCGACGACCTCGGCTACGAGGAACGCGATCTGGTCTACGAGCGCGACCCCGAGGACTTCCACCACAGCACGCTCGTCGAGCAGCCCTTCGAGGAGGGCGACTGGACCGACGCGATCGTCCGATCGTACCTGTACGACGTCGCAGAAGCCATCCGTCTTGAGGCCCTCGAGGGCTCGTCGCATCCGAAGATCGCCGATCGGGTCGGTAAGATCCGGAGCGAGGAGTCGTACCACCTCGAACACGCCCAGAACTGGCTTGAGCGGCTCGTCGAGGGCGAGGAGGGCCGCGAGCGGGTGCAGGACGCGCTCGATCGGCTGTTCCCGTATGCGCTGACCCTCTTCGAACCGGTCGGTCCCGAAGTCGAGGACGATATCGTCGACCTCGGCCTCCGCGACGCGACGCTCGAGGAGATGGGCGAGGAGTGGCTGTCGATCGTCGTCCCGTACCTCGAGTCGCTCGATCTCGAGGTGCCGGACGGCGACCAGTTCGGCGACGGCGGCTCGGACGAGTTCGCGTTCGAGGTCACCGAGGAGATGCTCCCCGAGGAACGCGGTCGCGACGGCACCCACACCGACGCGTGGTTCGACCTCTACGACGAGTTTACCCACACCTACCGCGACCTCGGGCGCAGCAACACGACGAAAATCATGGACAAACCCGAATGA
- a CDS encoding alpha-ketoacid dehydrogenase subunit beta, whose protein sequence is MSSATAPAAETDADRLTLVEAVRDGLYAEMSADDRVVVLGEDVGKNGGVFRATDGLYEEFGGDRVVDTPLAESGIVGTAIGLALSGMRPVAEIQFMGFSYPAFDQLVSHAARFRSRSHGAYTVPMVVRMPYGGGIRAPEHHSESTETFFAHEPGLKVVSPSTPFDAKGLLTAAIRDPDPVVFLEPKLLYRAVREDVPTGSYEVPLSDAAIRREGSDVTVYTWGAMTRPTLIAADNVAEEYGVDAEVVDLRTLSPLDVETIVDSFEKTGRAVIVHEAPKSVGLGAEVAATVQEHALLYQEAPIKRVTGFDAPVPLHALEDYYLPQAVRIQDGILETVDF, encoded by the coding sequence ATGAGCTCGGCCACCGCACCCGCCGCCGAGACCGACGCGGATCGACTCACTCTCGTCGAAGCGGTTCGTGACGGGCTCTACGCGGAGATGTCGGCGGACGACCGCGTCGTCGTCCTGGGCGAAGACGTCGGCAAGAACGGGGGCGTCTTCCGCGCTACTGACGGGCTCTACGAGGAGTTCGGCGGCGATCGCGTCGTCGACACGCCGCTGGCGGAGTCGGGAATCGTCGGGACGGCGATCGGACTGGCGCTGTCCGGCATGCGGCCGGTCGCGGAGATACAGTTCATGGGATTCTCGTATCCCGCGTTCGATCAACTCGTCAGTCACGCCGCCCGGTTCCGGAGCCGAAGCCACGGCGCGTACACGGTCCCGATGGTGGTCAGGATGCCGTACGGCGGTGGCATCCGGGCGCCGGAACACCACTCCGAGTCCACGGAAACGTTCTTCGCTCACGAACCCGGGTTGAAGGTCGTCTCCCCGAGCACGCCGTTCGACGCGAAGGGGTTGCTCACCGCGGCGATCCGCGATCCCGATCCGGTCGTTTTTCTCGAGCCCAAACTCCTCTACCGCGCGGTCCGCGAAGACGTGCCGACGGGCTCCTACGAGGTCCCCCTGAGCGACGCCGCGATCCGGCGGGAGGGAAGCGACGTCACCGTCTACACGTGGGGCGCGATGACCCGGCCGACCCTCATCGCCGCGGACAACGTCGCCGAGGAGTACGGCGTCGACGCCGAGGTCGTCGACCTGCGGACGCTGTCGCCGCTCGACGTCGAGACCATCGTCGACTCGTTCGAGAAGACCGGCCGGGCCGTGATCGTCCACGAAGCACCTAAGAGCGTCGGCCTCGGCGCCGAAGTGGCGGCGACCGTTCAGGAACACGCCCTCCTCTACCAGGAGGCGCCGATCAAGCGCGTGACCGGCTTCGACGCGCCGGTACCGCTGCACGCGCTCGAAGACTACTACCTGCCCCAGGCCGTCCGCATCCAGGACGGGATCCTCGAGACCGTCGACTTCTGA